In Methanothermococcus thermolithotrophicus DSM 2095, one DNA window encodes the following:
- a CDS encoding ATP-binding protein, translated as MNYSFTAIVGQEKMKQALVLNAINPKIGGVLIRGEKGTAKSTTVRALADLLPEIEVVEGCLFNCDPNGDLCDVCREKKERGELKTIKKKMKVVNLPIGATEDRVIGTLDIEKAIKEGIRALDSGILAEANRNILYIDEVNLLDDHIVDILLDAAAMGWNVIEREGIKIKHPSRFILVGTMNPEEGELRPQILDRFGLMVDVDGLNDIKQRVEVIKRVEEFNENPEEFHRKYEEEQLKLRGKIERARELLNNVKINDDLLELVSKICIELGIPTNRADITVARTAKTIAAFNGRDNVTVDDVKKACELALLHRMRRKPFEPPQLNKEKIEQIFNEFEEKNKEKNENENEGNNKEDEVKKN; from the coding sequence ATGAATTATTCATTTACTGCAATTGTTGGGCAGGAAAAAATGAAACAGGCGCTGGTCTTAAACGCAATAAACCCAAAAATTGGGGGAGTTTTAATAAGGGGAGAGAAGGGAACTGCAAAATCTACAACAGTAAGAGCTCTGGCTGATTTATTGCCAGAAATTGAGGTTGTTGAAGGATGTCTATTCAACTGTGACCCCAATGGGGATTTGTGTGATGTATGTAGAGAAAAGAAGGAACGGGGAGAATTAAAAACAATTAAGAAAAAGATGAAGGTTGTTAACCTCCCAATTGGTGCTACGGAAGACAGGGTTATCGGAACACTTGATATTGAAAAAGCAATCAAAGAAGGGATTAGAGCTCTTGATTCAGGAATTTTGGCTGAGGCAAATAGGAATATTTTGTACATTGACGAAGTGAATCTTTTAGATGATCATATTGTTGATATCCTTTTAGATGCTGCTGCAATGGGGTGGAATGTTATTGAGAGGGAGGGGATAAAGATTAAGCATCCCTCACGATTTATCTTAGTTGGAACAATGAATCCAGAAGAAGGGGAGTTGAGGCCTCAGATCCTTGATAGGTTTGGGTTGATGGTGGATGTTGATGGATTAAACGATATAAAGCAGAGAGTTGAGGTAATAAAGAGAGTTGAAGAATTTAATGAAAATCCGGAAGAATTTCATAGAAAATATGAGGAAGAGCAATTAAAGTTGAGGGGGAAGATAGAAAGGGCAAGAGAATTATTGAATAATGTAAAAATAAATGATGATTTATTGGAACTAGTTTCAAAGATTTGTATTGAATTAGGTATTCCAACAAATAGGGCAGATATAACCGTTGCAAGGACGGCAAAAACCATTGCTGCATTTAATGGAAGGGATAATGTAACTGTTGACGATGTAAAAAAGGCATGTGAGCTTGCCCTCTTACACAGAATGAGGAGGAAGCCGTTTGAACCACCACAATTAAACAAAGAAAAGATCGAGCAAATATTTAATGAGTTTGAGGAGAAGAATAAAGAAAAAAACGAAAATGAAAATGAAGGTAATAACAAAGAAGATGAAGTAAAAAAAAACTAA
- a CDS encoding VWA domain-containing protein has product MRDNLYRYSSGRHIRSISKKGRYIQYRIPHGKTTDIAFDATFRVSALYQKERREKFKDKNLVLYLKKEDLREKVRGRKISSNLLFVVDASGSMGAMRRMEVAKGAVLSLLMDAYQKRNNVGMIAFRKDSAELVLPFTSSVELGEKLLKELPTGGKTPLSKAFLKAYEIFKNEMRKNPNIIPIMIFISDFKPNVAIKKDYIREVFDICDKIAEEGINVILIDTEPKSLIKIGIGDKIAKKYGFGYYKIDDINVDGILDIVNPLMNYYGGVQF; this is encoded by the coding sequence TTGAGGGATAATCTATACAGGTACAGTAGCGGGAGGCACATAAGGAGCATCAGCAAAAAAGGAAGATATATACAATACCGAATTCCACATGGGAAAACAACCGATATTGCCTTTGATGCAACATTTAGGGTTAGTGCATTGTATCAAAAAGAGCGAAGAGAGAAATTTAAGGACAAAAATTTGGTATTATACTTAAAAAAAGAAGATTTAAGGGAGAAGGTTAGGGGGAGGAAGATATCATCTAATTTGCTGTTTGTTGTTGATGCAAGTGGTTCTATGGGTGCGATGAGGAGAATGGAAGTAGCGAAAGGAGCAGTTTTATCTCTCTTAATGGATGCCTATCAAAAAAGAAATAATGTGGGAATGATTGCATTTAGAAAAGATAGTGCAGAACTTGTTTTGCCTTTCACTTCATCTGTTGAACTTGGGGAGAAATTACTCAAAGAGCTCCCAACTGGAGGAAAAACGCCCCTATCAAAAGCATTTTTAAAGGCATATGAGATTTTTAAAAATGAAATGAGGAAAAACCCAAACATAATACCTATTATGATATTTATCAGTGACTTTAAACCAAATGTGGCTATTAAAAAAGATTATATAAGGGAGGTCTTTGATATTTGTGATAAAATTGCAGAGGAAGGAATAAATGTCATTTTAATAGACACTGAGCCAAAATCATTAATAAAAATAGGTATTGGAGATAAAATTGCCAAAAAATATGGGTTTGGATATTATAAGATAGATGATATTAATGTAGATGGAATTTTGGACATCGTTAACCCTTTAATGAATTATTATGGCGGTGTGCAATTTTAA
- a CDS encoding nucleoside recognition domain-containing protein has protein sequence MELEFYLNTLINTLKISMLYTAKISIIILLTMFIVSYIMNTGAMGKIGESLSPILRRLKINPFSISSILTCFFSPTIGYSILAEGLKENKLNKKEVIGTSLANSFPSVLSHTFTFFIPVVIPILGITGVLFVLIRLGVAFAKTVIGFLYLSIISKDCNFEMPHINKMDKKENAKKSFNSTLRFAKRLIPIMFFMMTLVIYLSKIGFFDYVERFVEPITNFLHLNPNVGILALTEVMNVHAAIVMAGGFLNEDILSSKEVLIGLIIGNVMTLSSRYAKHSLPLHVSLFGPKFGTKIVMINAIITLLLDILIIMGLLLI, from the coding sequence ATGGAGTTGGAGTTTTATCTCAATACTTTAATTAACACCTTAAAAATATCTATGCTCTACACAGCAAAAATATCCATTATTATTTTATTAACCATGTTTATTGTTAGTTATATTATGAATACCGGGGCTATGGGAAAAATAGGTGAAAGCCTATCACCAATTTTAAGAAGATTAAAAATAAATCCTTTCTCAATATCCTCAATCTTAACATGCTTTTTTAGCCCTACTATCGGATATTCAATTTTGGCAGAAGGATTAAAAGAGAATAAATTAAATAAAAAAGAAGTTATTGGAACATCATTAGCAAATTCTTTTCCATCTGTACTATCACACACATTCACATTTTTTATTCCTGTTGTTATTCCAATTTTAGGTATCACTGGAGTTTTGTTTGTTTTGATTAGGTTAGGAGTTGCATTCGCAAAAACAGTAATTGGATTTTTGTATTTATCCATTATATCAAAAGATTGTAATTTCGAGATGCCACATATCAATAAAATGGACAAAAAAGAAAACGCAAAGAAATCATTTAATAGTACTTTGAGGTTTGCTAAGAGATTGATTCCAATAATGTTCTTTATGATGACATTGGTTATTTATTTGTCTAAAATAGGGTTTTTTGATTATGTTGAAAGATTTGTTGAGCCAATAACGAATTTTTTGCATTTGAATCCCAATGTAGGAATCTTAGCATTAACTGAGGTTATGAATGTCCATGCAGCAATAGTTATGGCAGGCGGGTTTTTAAATGAAGACATTTTAAGTTCAAAAGAAGTTTTGATTGGTTTGATTATTGGAAATGTTATGACCCTTTCAAGTAGATATGCTAAACACTCCCTGCCCTTGCATGTTTCATTATTTGGACCAAAATTTGGGACTAAAATAGTTATGATTAATGCAATAATAACTTTATTGTTGGACATTTTGATAATAATGGGGCTATTGCTGATCTAA
- a CDS encoding Mrp/NBP35 family ATP-binding protein — translation MAECDGKCESCALSNSCSDAKKMMEQQNAKIRENMSKIKHKIAIVSGKGGVGKSTVTVNLAAALNMMGKKVGVLDGDIHGPNIPKMLGVENIQPMADENGIFPVTTPEGIKTMSISYFLPDEKTPVIWRGPKVSGAVRQFLSDVVWGELDYLLIDTPPGSGDIQLTILQSIPDIDGIIIVTTPEEVAVLDAKKSVTMAKTMNIPILGLIENMGGFICPHCDEVVDVFGKGGGEKAAKELDVKFLGRIPLDVKAREASDKGVPMVTLDCKASEEFKKVVEKIVEIVEK, via the coding sequence ATGGCAGAATGCGATGGAAAATGCGAAAGTTGTGCCCTTAGTAACTCATGCTCAGATGCAAAAAAGATGATGGAACAGCAAAACGCAAAAATAAGAGAAAATATGAGTAAAATAAAGCATAAAATAGCAATTGTAAGTGGAAAAGGTGGAGTAGGTAAATCAACAGTTACTGTCAACTTGGCAGCTGCCTTAAACATGATGGGTAAAAAAGTTGGAGTGCTGGATGGGGATATACACGGTCCAAATATTCCTAAAATGCTCGGTGTTGAAAATATACAACCAATGGCAGACGAAAACGGAATATTCCCAGTTACAACTCCTGAAGGAATAAAAACAATGTCAATTAGTTACTTCTTACCTGATGAAAAAACACCGGTAATCTGGAGAGGTCCAAAAGTCAGTGGAGCAGTTAGGCAGTTTTTAAGCGATGTTGTCTGGGGAGAGCTCGACTATCTATTGATAGACACACCACCAGGATCAGGAGATATACAATTGACTATCCTACAATCAATTCCTGATATTGATGGTATAATCATAGTAACTACTCCTGAAGAAGTGGCTGTTTTAGATGCTAAAAAGTCTGTGACAATGGCAAAAACAATGAATATACCAATATTGGGCTTAATTGAAAACATGGGCGGCTTTATCTGTCCACACTGTGATGAAGTTGTAGATGTATTTGGAAAAGGCGGTGGGGAGAAGGCTGCTAAAGAGCTCGATGTTAAATTCTTAGGAAGAATACCATTGGATGTTAAAGCCAGAGAAGCTTCCGATAAAGGAGTACCTATGGTTACATTAGACTGTAAGGCTTCTGAAGAATTTAAAAAAGTTGTTGAAAAAATTGTTGAAATAGTAGAAAAATAA
- the wecB gene encoding non-hydrolyzing UDP-N-acetylglucosamine 2-epimerase, whose amino-acid sequence MKIGVILGTRPEIIKMSPIIRELGGRNYFIIHTNQHYSENMDSIFFQELNLPSQDYNLNIGSGTHGEQTGKMLAKIEKILLNEKPDLVVVQGDTNTVLAGALAASKLNIKIAHIEAGLRSYDRTMPEETNRVLTDHISDYLFAPTKTAKNNLLKEGINEKNIFVVGNTIVDATLQNLRIAEERESIKEFLTKITNGKDYFLLTLHRAENTDNIERLKNIVESIIQVVEHFNHNIVFPIHPRTEKKLKEYDLMKKLENNPLIKIIEPIGYLEFLILEKNAKLILTDSGGVQEEACILKVPCVTLRENTERPETLEVGSNMLAGYNKEKIMNSVEIMLKRNRNWENPFGDGNAGKKIVEILYNY is encoded by the coding sequence ATGAAAATAGGTGTTATATTAGGCACCAGGCCAGAAATAATTAAAATGTCCCCCATCATTCGAGAATTAGGGGGCAGAAATTATTTTATAATTCATACAAATCAGCACTATTCTGAAAATATGGATAGTATATTTTTTCAGGAGTTGAACCTTCCCTCCCAAGATTATAATTTAAATATTGGATCAGGCACCCATGGAGAACAAACTGGAAAAATGCTGGCTAAAATAGAAAAAATTCTTTTGAATGAAAAGCCAGATTTAGTTGTTGTTCAGGGAGATACAAATACTGTTTTAGCTGGAGCTCTTGCAGCATCAAAACTAAATATAAAAATAGCCCATATTGAAGCAGGTTTAAGAAGTTACGATAGAACCATGCCTGAAGAAACAAACAGGGTACTAACCGACCATATATCGGATTATCTCTTTGCACCAACAAAAACTGCAAAGAACAACTTATTAAAAGAAGGGATAAATGAAAAAAATATATTTGTTGTAGGAAACACTATTGTAGATGCCACACTACAGAATCTAAGGATAGCTGAAGAAAGAGAATCAATTAAAGAATTTTTAACAAAAATTACAAATGGCAAGGATTATTTCCTTTTAACACTCCATAGGGCAGAAAATACCGACAATATAGAAAGGTTAAAAAATATTGTAGAGTCTATAATCCAGGTTGTAGAACATTTTAACCATAACATTGTATTCCCAATACACCCAAGAACTGAGAAGAAGTTAAAAGAATACGATTTAATGAAAAAACTTGAAAATAATCCCTTAATAAAGATAATAGAGCCAATAGGATACTTGGAGTTTTTAATTCTGGAAAAAAATGCAAAATTGATATTAACCGATAGTGGAGGAGTCCAGGAGGAAGCCTGTATTTTAAAAGTCCCGTGTGTAACATTGAGAGAAAATACAGAGAGGCCCGAAACTCTAGAAGTCGGTAGCAACATGCTTGCAGGTTACAATAAAGAAAAAATTATGAACTCCGTGGAAATAATGCTCAAACGAAATAGAAATTGGGAAAATCCTTTTGGAGATGGGAACGCTGGGAAAAAGATTGTTGAAATTTTGTACAACTATTAA
- a CDS encoding nucleotide sugar dehydrogenase, translated as MEKNRRIKKICVIGLGYIGLPTASMLANHGFDVIGVDIDEKRVSAIKEGRLIIEEPGLMTLVKGAINSENLKVKTEPEEADAFIICVPTPATPNEDGSKKCDLSCVLSVAEKIKPYLKDGNLLVIESTIPPKTTELVYSLIQKDIYVAYCPERVLPGKILKELVENDRIIGGITRESAELAGEIYKTFVEGDIYLTDSTTAEMVKLMENTYRDVNIALANDFAKVCNEVGVNVWEAIDLANKHPRVDILKPGPGVGGHCISIDPWFIVEKSKNAKLIRMARELNEEMPNYVANLILKEIEKLNVKNPKVSIFGVTYKGNVEDTRESPSKKVIDVLLSKNINVSIYDPHAKIFEYPLDSLENSIVDSDCIVFLTDHDEFKNFKKEELESMYSKMRNKIVIDTRNILNHDLWGESKFDVKLLGNGRTW; from the coding sequence ATGGAAAAAAATAGAAGGATTAAAAAAATATGCGTAATAGGTCTTGGTTATATCGGGCTGCCAACTGCCTCAATGCTTGCAAACCATGGATTTGACGTAATTGGGGTGGATATCGATGAAAAAAGAGTTAGTGCCATAAAAGAAGGAAGATTAATAATCGAAGAACCTGGATTAATGACTCTTGTAAAAGGTGCAATAAATTCAGAAAACCTCAAGGTTAAAACAGAACCTGAAGAAGCCGATGCATTCATCATATGTGTTCCCACCCCTGCAACACCTAATGAAGATGGATCTAAGAAATGTGACTTAAGCTGTGTATTAAGTGTGGCAGAAAAGATTAAGCCATACTTAAAAGATGGAAATCTATTGGTAATTGAAAGCACCATACCTCCAAAAACCACTGAGCTCGTATATAGTTTAATTCAAAAAGATATATATGTGGCATACTGTCCAGAAAGGGTTCTTCCTGGAAAAATATTAAAAGAGTTAGTTGAAAACGACAGGATTATTGGGGGAATAACCAGAGAATCTGCAGAACTTGCAGGTGAAATTTACAAGACTTTTGTAGAAGGGGATATTTACCTGACAGATTCAACTACTGCAGAAATGGTAAAATTGATGGAGAACACATACAGGGACGTGAATATCGCCCTTGCAAATGATTTTGCAAAAGTATGTAATGAAGTAGGTGTAAATGTTTGGGAAGCCATAGATCTTGCAAATAAACATCCCAGAGTAGATATATTAAAACCAGGACCTGGTGTAGGTGGCCATTGTATAAGCATAGATCCTTGGTTCATAGTCGAAAAGTCCAAAAATGCTAAATTAATAAGAATGGCCAGGGAATTAAATGAAGAAATGCCAAACTATGTGGCCAATCTAATTTTAAAAGAGATAGAAAAATTAAATGTTAAAAATCCAAAAGTAAGTATTTTTGGGGTTACTTACAAAGGAAATGTGGAAGATACAAGGGAAAGTCCTTCTAAAAAAGTTATTGATGTTCTTTTATCTAAAAATATTAACGTTTCAATATACGATCCCCATGCAAAAATCTTTGAATATCCATTGGATAGTTTAGAGAATAGTATCGTTGATTCAGATTGTATTGTTTTTCTAACCGATCATGATGAATTTAAAAACTTCAAAAAGGAAGAGCTCGAAAGCATGTATTCAAAAATGAGAAATAAAATTGTAATAGATACTAGAAACATTTTAAATCATGACTTATGGGGGGAATCTAAATTCGATGTTAAACTATTAGGGAACGGGAGAACTTGGTGA
- a CDS encoding sodium:proton antiporter produces the protein MDFSIVIGYISLLLVFGSIIAKIGEKINIPDIPLLLIFGLIVGPFTGIISPIHAQNIFAFVGNVGLIIILLVGAFEMRWIVLKRVLKTVLKLDTIALVLSLFISGLIFNLVFNIPYNNPVGYLYGAVNSATDPATLIPIFSKSDIDPEIAVTLEAESVFNDPLGIVTTTLGLSVLGLSEKVNPILDFLALAFGGALLGYVGGRIFEATVLAGEFEEYIAPFSVGMALALWYFGEVIFSKITGYELSGFMAVAIMGLYIGNVLTKYPTKSREVEKIAEFCTDLSTVVRILIFVFLGASMSLPLLQKFGALGLLCAIGSVFIARPIGVLVATSIPPIRSIKERIYFALEGPRGVVPAALAATIYSAIMGNPHVIPSYISQYIPPETIAGSILVVTFMTIFISVVIEASWANILAEKLLK, from the coding sequence ATGGACTTTTCCATTGTGATCGGATACATTTCACTTCTGTTAGTATTCGGGTCAATAATAGCAAAAATAGGGGAAAAGATAAATATTCCAGATATACCTCTACTGTTAATATTTGGTTTAATTGTCGGACCCTTTACAGGAATCATATCTCCAATACATGCTCAAAACATTTTTGCATTTGTCGGTAATGTTGGTTTAATAATCATTTTATTAGTTGGAGCTTTTGAAATGAGATGGATTGTTTTAAAGCGAGTATTAAAAACGGTCTTAAAACTCGATACAATAGCATTGGTACTGTCTCTATTTATTTCAGGACTAATATTCAATTTAGTTTTTAACATTCCATACAATAACCCTGTGGGATATCTGTACGGTGCAGTTAACAGTGCCACAGATCCTGCGACATTGATACCAATATTTTCAAAATCCGATATAGATCCGGAAATAGCTGTTACACTTGAAGCTGAAAGTGTATTTAATGATCCATTAGGTATCGTAACTACAACGTTAGGTTTATCGGTATTAGGTCTATCTGAAAAGGTAAATCCAATATTGGACTTTTTAGCACTTGCATTTGGTGGAGCTCTTCTTGGATACGTTGGAGGAAGAATCTTTGAAGCTACAGTTTTAGCAGGAGAATTTGAAGAGTATATTGCACCATTCAGTGTTGGAATGGCTTTAGCACTGTGGTACTTTGGAGAAGTAATATTCTCAAAAATTACAGGATATGAGCTAAGTGGATTTATGGCTGTAGCCATAATGGGGCTTTACATAGGTAATGTTCTTACAAAATATCCTACAAAGTCCAGGGAAGTTGAAAAAATAGCCGAATTTTGTACGGACTTATCAACTGTAGTAAGAATTTTGATTTTTGTATTCTTAGGTGCCAGTATGAGCTTACCACTTCTTCAAAAATTCGGAGCTCTTGGATTACTATGTGCAATTGGTTCAGTATTTATCGCAAGACCTATAGGCGTTTTAGTTGCAACTTCAATACCTCCTATAAGGTCAATAAAAGAAAGGATATACTTTGCTCTTGAAGGACCAAGAGGTGTAGTTCCCGCAGCACTTGCTGCAACAATATACTCTGCTATAATGGGAAACCCTCACGTAATACCCTCCTATATATCACAATACATACCTCCTGAAACAATAGCTGGTTCAATACTTGTGGTCACCTTTATGACGATATTTATAAGCGTAGTTATTGAAGCTTCCTGGGCCAACATCTTGGCTGAAAAACTCCTTAAGTAA
- a CDS encoding (5-formylfuran-3-yl)methyl phosphate synthase, with product MIILVSPKDVNEAIEAIEGGADIIDVKNPPEGSLGANFPWVIKQIKEVTPENRLVSATIGDVPYKPGTASLAALGACVSGADYIKVGLYGTKSYSQSLDLMEKVTKAVKDFDEKKIVVAAGYADAYRVGAVDPLVIPKIARDAGCDVAMLDTAVKDGKTLFDHLNEKLLEEFINETHAYGMKCALAGSIKKEEIPILKDIGCDIVGVRGAACTKGDRNEGRIQRNLVNELVKLCRD from the coding sequence GTGATTATACTAGTTAGTCCTAAAGATGTTAATGAAGCAATTGAAGCAATTGAAGGTGGAGCCGATATTATAGACGTTAAAAACCCTCCAGAAGGTTCGTTAGGTGCTAACTTCCCATGGGTGATAAAGCAAATAAAGGAAGTAACACCTGAAAACAGGTTAGTTAGTGCTACAATAGGGGATGTTCCATATAAGCCAGGTACAGCTTCACTTGCCGCCTTGGGGGCTTGTGTAAGTGGTGCAGATTACATAAAGGTAGGACTCTATGGGACAAAATCCTATAGTCAATCATTGGACTTGATGGAAAAAGTTACAAAGGCAGTTAAGGATTTTGATGAGAAGAAGATAGTTGTAGCTGCAGGATATGCAGATGCATACAGGGTGGGAGCTGTTGATCCATTAGTTATCCCTAAAATTGCTAGGGATGCTGGGTGCGATGTTGCAATGTTAGATACTGCGGTTAAGGATGGTAAAACATTGTTTGATCATTTAAATGAGAAGTTACTTGAGGAATTTATAAATGAGACACACGCCTATGGAATGAAATGCGCCCTTGCAGGTTCCATAAAGAAGGAAGAAATTCCTATTTTAAAGGATATTGGCTGTGATATTGTAGGGGTTAGAGGGGCTGCATGTACCAAAGGAGACAGAAACGAAGGCAGGATACAAAGAAATTTGGTAAATGAATTAGTTAAACTTTGTAGGGACTAA
- a CDS encoding metal-dependent hydrolase, whose protein sequence is MITWYGHACFKIDNVLVDPFIPNPMCDISFDEIMDGVNVIAVTHGHADHLGNSELLSKEYDVPVVSNHEISVYLCEKGVKAEGMNIGGTLNINNAKLTMVRAEHSSDIDTCTPGGVAGGYVINDRIYHAGDTGVFRDMELIGELYSPSIALLPIGGRYTMDIKEALVAIELIYPEVVIPMHYNTFPLIETNVAEFKRLVEGFGVDVIIPKIGEPIDI, encoded by the coding sequence ATGATAACATGGTATGGACATGCATGTTTTAAAATAGATAATGTTTTAGTGGATCCATTTATTCCAAATCCTATGTGTGATATTTCCTTTGACGAGATAATGGATGGAGTAAATGTTATAGCCGTAACTCACGGTCATGCTGACCACTTGGGGAATTCAGAATTGCTTTCAAAAGAATACGATGTCCCTGTTGTTTCAAACCATGAAATTTCAGTATATTTGTGTGAAAAAGGAGTTAAAGCAGAAGGTATGAACATAGGCGGTACGTTAAATATTAACAATGCCAAATTAACCATGGTTAGGGCAGAACATTCTTCAGATATAGATACATGCACCCCTGGAGGGGTGGCAGGAGGGTATGTAATAAATGATAGAATTTACCATGCTGGAGATACAGGTGTATTTAGGGATATGGAATTGATCGGAGAACTTTATTCTCCATCCATAGCATTGTTACCAATAGGTGGTAGATACACCATGGATATTAAAGAGGCCCTGGTAGCAATTGAGTTAATTTACCCTGAAGTTGTTATCCCTATGCACTATAATACGTTCCCATTGATTGAGACAAATGTCGCTGAATTTAAGAGATTAGTGGAAGGGTTTGGAGTAGATGTAATTATTCCGAAAATAGGAGAACCAATAGATATTTAA
- a CDS encoding transcriptional regulator — translation MREMILSECINLLNNHKFIVSQPLGRSCFDLIARKKDSRFLIKILKNIDSLSKEQSEELIKISSMVNAVPIIIGTRTRNSPMENGVVYERYNIKAITYDTFDLYLKGSPPVIYAHRGGFFVNIDGNVLKETREKLNISVSELAEFSRVSKKTIYKYEQNAANPAVEIALKIEEYLDVPLVKGIQLSEFPKELETEKESLENKNNSTNTEDFKIQIMDILGNLGFNLVPTRKAPFDAVAEKHREEYDQNILLTNIEETETAEIRKKALIVNEISKILNSHSLLVLEKKERYYKNLAVISMKELEKMDDAVALIEYIKEMIK, via the coding sequence ATGAGGGAGATGATTCTTTCCGAATGTATAAACTTACTGAATAATCATAAATTCATCGTTTCACAGCCATTAGGTAGATCTTGCTTTGACCTAATTGCAAGAAAAAAAGATTCTAGATTCTTAATAAAAATACTAAAGAATATCGACAGTTTAAGTAAAGAACAGTCTGAAGAACTTATAAAAATATCCAGTATGGTAAATGCAGTACCTATCATAATTGGTACAAGGACTAGAAACTCCCCAATGGAAAATGGTGTAGTTTATGAACGTTACAATATAAAAGCAATAACCTATGATACTTTTGATTTATATTTGAAAGGAAGTCCTCCGGTAATATATGCACATCGGGGAGGTTTCTTCGTAAACATTGATGGAAACGTTCTAAAAGAAACCAGGGAAAAATTAAACATCTCAGTCAGTGAGTTAGCAGAATTTTCAAGAGTTTCCAAGAAAACTATCTACAAGTACGAACAAAATGCAGCAAATCCTGCAGTTGAAATAGCCTTAAAAATAGAAGAATATCTGGATGTTCCATTGGTTAAGGGAATACAACTGTCTGAATTCCCAAAAGAACTGGAAACTGAAAAAGAGAGTTTGGAAAATAAAAATAACTCAACAAATACTGAGGACTTCAAAATACAAATAATGGATATATTGGGAAATTTGGGATTTAATTTAGTCCCTACTAGAAAGGCCCCATTTGATGCAGTTGCAGAGAAACACAGAGAAGAGTATGATCAAAATATATTACTTACCAATATCGAAGAAACTGAGACCGCAGAAATAAGAAAAAAGGCATTAATCGTAAACGAAATATCTAAGATCTTAAACAGTCACTCATTACTAGTCTTAGAAAAAAAAGAAAGATACTACAAAAATTTGGCAGTAATTAGTATGAAGGAGCTCGAAAAAATGGACGACGCCGTAGCTCTAATAGAGTATATAAAAGAAATGATTAAATGA
- the hdrC gene encoding CoB--CoM heterodisulfide reductase subunit C — translation MIYSSDLNKNLASQIIEAGTPIPGDDVVSSLKACYQCGTCTGSCPSGRRTSYRTRKVIRKALLGMDDVLDSDDIWKCTTCYTCYERCPRDVKVTEIIKTIRNLAAQKGNMAKAHKMTAMYVLKYGHAVPANKNTAELRKSIGLSEKAPIAQFSEKDLNEMNTLIKELGFDELIGFDWEKGALKE, via the coding sequence ATGATATATAGTAGTGATTTGAATAAAAATCTTGCATCACAAATCATTGAAGCTGGAACACCTATACCAGGAGATGATGTGGTTTCATCATTAAAGGCATGCTACCAGTGTGGAACCTGTACAGGAAGCTGCCCAAGTGGTAGAAGAACATCCTACAGAACAAGAAAAGTTATAAGAAAAGCTTTGTTAGGAATGGATGATGTTTTAGATAGTGACGATATCTGGAAATGTACAACATGCTACACATGTTACGAAAGATGTCCAAGGGATGTTAAAGTTACTGAAATAATAAAAACAATAAGAAATCTCGCTGCACAAAAAGGAAACATGGCAAAAGCTCATAAAATGACTGCAATGTATGTTTTAAAATACGGTCATGCAGTTCCTGCAAACAAAAATACTGCAGAACTTAGAAAATCAATAGGTTTATCTGAAAAAGCTCCAATTGCACAGTTCAGTGAAAAGGACTTAAACGAAATGAATACCTTAATTAAAGAATTAGGATTTGATGAATTAATAGGATTTGACTGGGAAAAAGGAGCATTAAAAGAATAA